The genomic interval CGCCACGTTGCCGGTCATCGGCCGCTGCGAACCCGCTGCCAGAGGTCCGCCATCGCGATCATTGGGTTGTGGCCGAGGTAGTCCGGGCACGGCTGGTTGGCCGCGTCCTCGGCGTACGGCTTCCGCGCCACCGACTCCGGCGCGTCGCCATCGGGGTGGTAGAACTCGAAGATCGTGCCGGTGCGGTCGAAGTGGGCCGCGGAGTCGTCTAGCGCCCTCTCGAGGATCCGCGCCGCGGCGTCGTGACGTCCATACCGCACGCACCCGCTGCACGCCCAGAAGGTCATGCTGTTCCAGGCGGGGCCCCGCCACATCCGCATCTCGTAGCCGATCGACTTTCTCGCCACGGTGCGGCAAGGATGCACGCCGAAGAAGGCGTCCGGGTCGAGCAGCCAGCCGTCGATGAAGCGGTCCGCCTGCTCCGCGGAGGCGATGCCCAGCACCAGCGGCCACATCCCCTCCAGCGCCATCGGGGGGTTCTCCTCCTCCGTGCGGAAGCCGTCCACGAACAGGCCGAGGCCGTCGTGCCAGAGCTCGCCACGGATCCGCTCGGCGAGCGTGTCCGCCCGCCGCCGGGCCTCGGCGGCCCGCTCGCCGTCGCCCCAGCGGGCCACGGCGTCCATCAGCAGCCAGGCGTGGCTGGAGGCGTCCACGAAGGGAACCAGCCGGTCGGTGGGGCCGTCGAGGAAGCGGACTCCGTCGTCCACGCCCGACTCGAAGCTGCCCTCGAGCGTGAGGTCCGCGTAGCCGTAGAGGCCCTCCTCGGTCCTCCGATTCGCGTCGAACCAGCCCAGCTGCTTCACCGCGTGCGGTAGATAGCGCCTCCGGATCGCTGGATCGACACCGGCCTCGACCAGACGCTCCACCAGCAGCGCCCACACCGGCGGGTGGCTGGTGCGGGGGTTGTGCAGGTCGGGCTTGCCGTCGAGCAGCCGGAAGATCGGCGGCATGCGGCCGTCGTCCTGCTGCAGGGCGAGCGTGTTCTCCAGCTGCCGCTGCGCGTGCCCAGGCGAGCCGAGCACGGTGTCGTGGCACTGGTGGACGATGTCCCAGTGCCCGAAGGCGGGGCCGTAGCAGTAGCCCGGCCCGATCTCCTCCCAGGGGTGCGGGAAGATGCCGTGCGTGTCCTCGCGGACGGAGCGGCCGTGGAGATCGGCGACGTAGGCGAGCATCGGAGCCCACGCGGGGCGGTCGGCGGAGGCGGTCTCGGCGGCGGCGGCAAGGCCGGGGATCGTGGGCATGGGGCAGCTCGGGAGCGGAACGGATTCCGTCCAACGATACACCCAGTTCCGGGTGTACGTGAAAAGTGCATACCCCTCCGCAAGCAACGCCGCCGCAAGGTCGCGGACCGTCAGCCTTCGGCGGCTCCGGGGCCCGCGGTCCGCGGAGGGGCAGAAGGCTCGCCGCGCCGGAAGGCGGAGGGCGAGCCGCCGGTCTCCGCCTTGAACTGCCGGGAGAAGTGGAAGGCGTCGGTGTAG from Phycisphaera mikurensis NBRC 102666 carries:
- a CDS encoding MGH1-like glycoside hydrolase domain-containing protein, coding for MPTIPGLAAAAETASADRPAWAPMLAYVADLHGRSVREDTHGIFPHPWEEIGPGYCYGPAFGHWDIVHQCHDTVLGSPGHAQRQLENTLALQQDDGRMPPIFRLLDGKPDLHNPRTSHPPVWALLVERLVEAGVDPAIRRRYLPHAVKQLGWFDANRRTEEGLYGYADLTLEGSFESGVDDGVRFLDGPTDRLVPFVDASSHAWLLMDAVARWGDGERAAEARRRADTLAERIRGELWHDGLGLFVDGFRTEEENPPMALEGMWPLVLGIASAEQADRFIDGWLLDPDAFFGVHPCRTVARKSIGYEMRMWRGPAWNSMTFWACSGCVRYGRHDAAARILERALDDSAAHFDRTGTIFEFYHPDGDAPESVARKPYAEDAANQPCPDYLGHNPMIAMADLWQRVRSGR